In the genome of Triticum urartu cultivar G1812 chromosome 5, Tu2.1, whole genome shotgun sequence, one region contains:
- the LOC125507085 gene encoding solute carrier family 25 member 44-like: protein MSSSLIQPPSSVPTDLRRSVRLTRLSSATNPPGATRRALRQARPSRSRPATNQPCQQSPLNPLRKSQAQAINQGAPRPTPLHTLPPPPACSAPLCSLLPPPPSRRHAPKTLAAAVCSSSGARSLPRRPRGTRAGEHPRERGPPLSPACRHGGEAIDRRQAPPPPPDAAAGQAGGSQELQLPADIDWERLDKSRFFVLGAGLFSAVSAALYPAVVLKTRLQVAPEPPPAHAATGARPGLPPSAAAAATTILRREGPLAFYRGFATSLAGTVPARALYMGALEATRSVVGPAALGLGAPEPAASAAAAAAAGLTAAVAAQVVWTPVDVISQRLMVQGNPCPASRYHGGLDAFRKIVASDGLCGLYRGFGMSILTYAPSNAVWWATYSLSQKIIWSGIGCYLCEYGVGVQEIDDGDGDISLQPSCKTLMVVQGTSAAIAGGAAALVTMPLDTIKTRMQVMDGQGEPITIGRTVRELIKEGGWGACYRGLGPRWASMSLSATTMITTYEFLKRLSAKKGQESGVP, encoded by the exons atgtcgtCGTCGCTGATCCAACCACCGTCTTCTGTACCAACCGACCTGCGTCGATCCGTCAGACTGACAA GATTATCCAGCGCAACAAACCCGCCGGGTGCCACGCGCCGCGCCCTGCGTCAGGCCCGCCCGTCACGCTCGCGCCCGGCCACGAACCAACCGTGCCAACAGTCTCCTCTGAATCCCCTCCGAAAATCCCAAGCCCAGGCCATTAATCAGGGCGCGCCACGTCCGACGCCGCTCCACACACTCCCCCCACCGCCTGCCTGCTCTGCTCCGCTCTGCTccctcctcccccctcccccctcccgcCGCCACGCGCccaaaaccctagccgccgcagTCTGCTCCTCCTCCGGTGCTCGCTCGCTTCCTCGTCGCCCGCGTGGTACGCGCGCAGGAGAGCATCCCCGGGAGCGCGGCCCGCCGCTGTCCCCGGCGTGCCGGCATGGAGGAGAGGCCATAGATCGCCGGCaggcgcctccgccgccgcccgacgcgGCGGCGGGGCAGGCTGGGGGCTCCCAGGAGCTGCAGCTCCCGGCGGACATCGACTGGGAGCGGCTCGACAAGTCGCGCTTCTTCGTCCTCGGCGCGGGGCTCTTCTCCGCCGTCTCGGCCGCGCTCTACCCCGCCGTCGTCCTCAAGACGCGCCTGCAGGTCGCGCCGGAGCCTCCCCCGGCGCACGCCGCGACGGGGGCGCGGCCGGGGCTcccgccctccgccgccgccgcggccaccACCATCCTGCGCCGGGAGGGCCCCCTCGCCTTCTACCGCGGCTTCGCCACCTCCCTCGCCGGGACCGTCCCCGCGCGCGCGCTCTACATGGGCGCGCTCGAGGCCACGCGCTCCGTCGTCGGCCCGGCCGCGCTCGGCCTTGGCGCGCCTGAGCCTGCTGCGTCCGCggccgctgccgccgctgccgggCTCACTGCCGCCGTTGCCGCGCAGGTTGTGTGGACGCCCGTCGATGTCATCAGCCAGCGCCTCATGGTGCAGGGCAACCCGTGCCCGGCCTCCCGCTACCACGGCGGCCTCGACGCATTCCGCAAGATCGTTGCCTCCGACGGCCTCTGCGGCCTGTACCGCGGCTTCGGCATGTCCATCCTGACCTACGCCCCCTCCAATGCCGTGTGGTGGGCGACTTACTCACTGTCACAGAAGATAATCTGGAGCGGGATCGGCTGCTACCTCTGCGAGTACGGTGTGGGTGTGCAAGAAATCGACGACGGCGACGGGGACATCTCATTGCAGCCAAGCTGCAAGACACTCATGGTGGTGCAGGGAACGAGTGCCGCGATAGCTGGTGGCGCCGCGGCGCTTGTGACCATGCCGCTGGACACCATCAAGACGAGGATGCAGGTCATGGACGGCCAAGGCGAGCCAATCACCATTGGGCGGACGGTGCGGGAGCTGATCAAGGAAGGCGGGTGGGGCGCGTGTTACAGGGGGCTCGGCCCGAGGTGGGCGTCCATGTCCTTGTCTGCCACCACCATGATCACCACGTATGAGTTCCTCAAGCGCCTCTCGGCGAAGAAGGGGCAGGAGAGTGGCGTTCCCTGA